Below is a window of Brassica napus cultivar Da-Ae chromosome A5, Da-Ae, whole genome shotgun sequence DNA.
ACTCATATTCCGATGGAGTTTGGGTTACAAATGTCGAAGTCTTTGGAAGAAGCAGAAATCGACTCCACTCAGTATCGGAGAAGAATAGGATGCTTAAGGTACCTGATGCATACAAGACCAGACATGGCATTCTCAGTTGGAATTCTAAGCAGGTATATGCCATCACCTCGAGAATCACATGGGAACGCATTGAAGCAGGTCTTAAGGTATCTAAAAGGAACTCTAAACTATGGATTGGAGTATAAGCGTGAAAGAAAGCAGAAACTAAGTGGATACAGTGATAGTAGTCACAACACAGACCCGGATGATGGAAAGAGCACAACAGGGTACATATTTTGTATTGGAGAAACGCCTATCAGCTGGTGCTCTCAGAAACAGGAAGTAGTAGCTTTGTCATCATGTGAGGCAGAATACATGGCAGCTACAGAAGCTACGAAACAAGCAATTTGGCTGCAAGAACTTATGAGTGAGATAACCGAAAGTGAAGAAAAGAAGACAGTGATAAGGGTTGATAACAAATCGGCCATTGCATTGGCTAAGAACCCTATGTTTCACCGAAGAAGTAAGCACATTCATAAGCGGTTTCATTTTATTAGGGAGTGCGTGGAACGAGGACTGATAGACGTGGAGCATGTGGCCGGGACGAAGCAGAAAGCAGATATCCTAACTAAAGCTTTAGCCaagatcaagttcaaggagatgAGAGACTTGATTCAAGTTCAAGAAAATGGCTTGAAGCTTAGaagggagaatgttggataagcttCAAGAGAAAGCTTAGGAAACAAGTTattcataaaaagaaaagatgaaTAACAAAACCTATTAAATTTAAGATTAAGATAAAGATAAGATAAGATTCCTAGATCATGATGTAATAGGACAAGTTAAGGGTTTTCTATTACCTATATATAGAGATCAAATTGTAAAATGATCTcacaagaaaagaagaagaaagttaaGAAAGATTAATAAGACAAAGCAAGAGTTTTATTAAGTTTGTGTTGATATGATCATATCAAGTTCAGATTCTGTGACTTTAGAGAATACATATATCTTGCTATCACAGATTTATACAGCCAAAAACTATTCAACACCGACATTTCTGACTTTTtcatatttctattatttcacTTTCTCACTAAATTTATATATCTTgtgatatttcatattttatatagatGTAAATTAACTGATTGCAATAGAGATCGTTTTCATGGATTCTTCCTTACAGAATCTTGAGCATGTTACTTAGAAATGAATTTTGTGAGTTGAGTCAAACTTTGGAAGTCACTTCTCAAATTATATAGAGgagatatcatttttttttagagGAGATATCATACATGATATAAATTCAACCCAACTGGATAAGATatgcttttcttctttttttcttataaaggAGTTATCATATGTGATTTACTGGATGATCATACAGTAATTAACAAAAGTATAGGGAATTACAGAAGTTTAAAGCATACACTTAGAACAGGTACACGTTTGATTATGATGaatttaaaaccaaatataTGGTTCGTTGATCTTCTTATTGTGCAATAATCGACACATCATTGTCTTTTTTACTCTTCAAGTGTTTGTTACCTTGCGCAGACTTGTTTACTCGTATGCAATCGATTCACTGAGAAGAATTTGAGTTAGAACAATCTAcgctttataattttttcatcaacattaattgttttttttgtgcaccaaCATTAATTGTTTTACAACAAAAAGGTTTTAGTTTTCCTGTTTCTGAgctaataaatatattcaattatCCTCTCTTTTACATGCAGGATAGTTACAGAAACACAacctttttttattcaaaaaatccGTCAGAATATTGAATTTTGTCTAAATAACatgcatatattatatttattcccGAAAAAAGCATGCATATATACACCATGGCCATCACACTTTTCTTTTCGATCaagacaattatatatatatatatatatatcaaaatttaattctattttggtcatttttgttttcttgcttTTAGTCGTCTTGGTTCACGCTCGAATCATCTATACTGTGACTAATGTCAAGATTAAAAGAAACGTGACATAATTTTCTTCCCTTGCATGTATGTGAGTACTCTTGTGAAAATCActcattattttaaaaacacgAATCAATAAAACAGAATCAACTAGAAAAAAGTAGCCAAGGCTTGTCTATATATAGTGCTGTCCATGTCTTATGCGAAAtgttttttcatcaaaatgatacaactttttgttttgttaaaggGTTTCAAAATGATACAACTTGGCGATAGGAATAATGAACAGATGGCGTAGAAGCATGTAAGAATTGATGGGAAATGATTTAAGATTTCCCCCCGTGACAAGCTAAGCAATAGAATGTCCCACTAATATCCTTTGATTCATTCACAGGAGCCCCACGAAAAACACCAAAAACGAAAATGTGGATTGTGGATGGCTTCAGCACAACTCTTTTGCTTTTGATGGTTTTTACTTACCATAATtaggtgtttcaaaaaaaaagtgtttcaaaaaaaaaatacttaccAGAATTAATGTGAATTCAACGGTGTGGCAAAGATCACTGGTAGGCGACCTGATGCAGCGCATAACGACTTTAAAAGTTACAGGTCACATAAACTGCATATTCCTAAGAAGGTAATATAACTTCTTGCATCTTTACTTGAACTCTTGTGAAGTGTATCAGAAGCTTCTGATACACTTTGATATCTTTTTGCATCGTTTACTTTAAATCCTATTTTGAGTCAAGAATTGATGGTGAGATATCAAAGAATGAATATTTTGGAGACATTTTATGGACTTTATAGGTATTTCTAGATTTTGGAGATACATATAGTGACATAAAATCATCCGCACAGCTAGTTACGTGTGGAATGAGATATTCTGTCACTGAATTATGTTACTGtctattgtatttttttgtagtgttcCGACCAAAGTATACTAGTGAAAACATTTCTGAacttttgtcaaaattttaaatttaggtacattttagtgaaaaaaaaacaatgtcgACAAAATCCTCTTtcgtcaatagtaaacaaatcgagagtaTAAAACCTAATCTTTTCGTTATTTTACAATTGATATTGTTTATCtagtttttgtgatttgtgtcagccgtaatttttttttgtgcatataaaattttaaaaataattaaaatgaattataatacattaattcTTCAACAACAACGATGATACACTTAAGAAATCAATAATTGTAATTTTACAATCAATAAAAACTGTATTgttacaaaatgttaaaatcatttaataaacaaatattgGTATAGAAAATTCATTCCGTGCATGTACAATGATTATCATCtagtacaaaaaaaattctaaggaGCGCAATAGACTAATAATTGAGATATAGAAGATATTCCAAAcacatttataataatatactgactaaatatgataataaacttttaaaaatacttaATTGACAGCTATAGAAACATAAATACTTGTTGAGAAATTTTGATAAACCAGTTCTAACGACCGCAGTCGGCTAATAGTTGAATCCAAGATTAGCGTGGGGTTATTGGtaaaattaattgttattggtttgcattttttgaatttatttactatcttttcttattttaaaattttaaatatcactgataaataattattatattttttggtttcctcataattttttttccttatacTATACAGATTCTTTTGATTAATATATCAGATCATCATAAGAAAAATATCGTCCTTACAAACAAacatatcttattattttagacAATATTTGGAAAAAGAATATTGGAGAatcgtaaatatatattattatcttttaacaaaaataaataaaagaaagtaAGTAAGTCAATACAAATCAGTCACAGTCAATGATAATCCATGGAAACATTAGATGAGAATATATCCCATATTTGTTAAGTTCGGTATACTTTACACAAATTCCTCTACCAACAACCCTTTAGTGATCATTTGTAAACCAATTGACAGCTTAACAATTTGTGGCTTTCCTAatgaattgatatatattttatttttaaaaaaaaatcgaacctATACAATGCCAATAGTATCTCCACCCAAGAATCTGTTCACACTCCTCGCTACTGTACTTACGTATAAGTATATAAACGTGTATATACAAACTCAATTCCATCACAAAGCCTCTTCAAAAAATAACCCACATCTTTTGTTTCAAAGATGGGTTGCAAACGCATCTCTCTTTTCCTTCTTCCACTTCTCACACTCACAATCTTGTCCGTGGCCGACAAGGCCTTGGCTTCCGACAAGAAACGGCAAGTGAGCCACCGCAACATAACGGCCTTGGCTGCCGCCGGAGGAGGAAAAGCGACGTTGAAAGGAAGAAAGCAAACGTCTGGTTGTAACTTGTTTCAAGGGAAATGGGTTTTCGATGCTTCTTCCCCATTGTACGATTCGTCCACGTGCCCTTTCATCAACGGCGAGTTTGACTGTCTCAAGTTCGGCCGGCCAGACAAAAAGTTCCTCAACTACTCTTGGCAACCTGATTCATGCACCATCCCAAGGTATGAAACATCAAAGTATATGTTAAGGCGATACTTTGGACATATTTTGGCCGTTTTTCCACATGCGTACATGCATACAATTAGcataatgatgatgataaagataGGTTATGTATGTGAATTATAAATGAAGGTTCGATGGAGAAGCGTTTCTGAATCAATGGAGAGGGAAACGAGTGATGTTCGTTGGTGACTCACTGAGTGAAAACATGTGGGAATCGTTGGGATGTATGATCCATGCGTCGGTACCAGGCATCACGACCACGTTTCTCAGACGTACCCCACTCTCCTCTCTCACTTTCCAGGTCTCTCTCTACTCTTCTTTTTTctgtattataatttttaaaaatgtgtcTTTGGACAGAAACAAAATCTAATAATTCTTCATCACGAGGAGGACTTGTCAATTTTATTGAATCGTGTTGGTCACGGGCtaatatattatactatatttccatttttataagAATTGTGAAATTTTgcttttggttttaaattttttctttgtgCAAACGCTTGACATCCAAGGTATTATGATTTTATCTGCCTTACTGCCTAGTTGATCGTACAcatacataatttaaaactatgaaTCAATGAAAAAGAAGGTAAGAGAAAACGTATAGATTTTACTAACAAACAATTGATTTTCTTTTCCGTAAAGAGATGtttctttcaaaaatatattgagtttgGTCTTATATGGTTTATGCttcaatatatttacttatctcagtgaaaacatatatatactccaaaatattaatatttgtggGCTTATCTAAAAATTACAACTTATCTACTTCTTTGTACGAAATTGTAACTAATTCTATATTTTATCattcacaacttttttttttaattttcaattctGATACAGTTACAACTTCTTTAATTAATTTGACTATTCATCATGAACATTGAAAACTAAGTATATATTAACCACAAACCTATGTGAGGTTAAATCCTTAATTTATTAGAAACATTAACAgccttttttttaaaacaataacatCCGATATGAAAAAAATACGTAATCCAAATATTTACTCCACCGTACATTATTTTTGCCTTTGTTTCTAGTGTTGACTTAGGGTTTTGGGAATTTCTCTCTTCTattgttttaaacaaatttagaacataaaatatatacataacaattgaccaaaaaaattatatatatacataacagTATATATAAACTggaaaagaacaaaaagaaagagaacATAGCAGGGAGGGAAAGGAAGTAGGAGACCTGACAGCTAATGACCACTTCCATTTGTTTTCTtcaacttatatttttaaatatgggAAAACATGTTACATATTAAAAAGTTGGACCCGGAGAAATGTGTGCATTCTATACATACTGTGTAGAAACAATTgaatatattttcatgtataGTAAAAAGTATTAGAATTTCTCAATCTTTTTTCTAAACGATTAAAAACAGGAATATGGAGTTACGTTATACATATACCGAACACCATACCTAGTGGATATCTCGAAAGAAAAGGTAGGACGTGTGCTTAACCTTGGAACCATCGAAAGGGGTGCTGAAGTTTGGAAAGACGTGGACATTCTTGTGTTCAATTCTTGGCACTGGTGGGTTCACAAAGGAGTAGAATCTCAAGGGTTCGTACCATATATCCTCCTACACTCATGTATAATATATGGTCTAATTTGAGATTGTCTTAAGACGTGGTCCAACCAAatcatcttctcttcttctattgttgtttttgttgttgttatatcAGGTGGGATTTTATAAGAAATGGGTCTTCACTGATAAGAGACATGAACCGTCTTGATGCTTTCAACTTAGGACTCACCACTTGGGCGCAATGGGTTGATCAAAACGTTAATAATTCGCAAACCCGAGTTTTCTTCCAAGGCATTTCTCCTACTCACTACGTGTAAGTTCATTATACATACATTTGGTATGAAAATTTCTGTTCTAGGTGAAATCTATTGACTTGTTTATTTGGAATATTTAATAGAGGAAAGGAATGGAATGAGCCGAAGAAGACTTGCAACGGGCAGATGCAACCGTTGACCGGGTCAACATACCCGGGTGGTCCACTTCCTGCATCAAGCATTGTGTCACGAGTGTTGCGCTCCATGAAGACACCCGTCTACCTACTCGACATCACAACTCTGTCTCAGCTAAGAAAAGATGCGCATCCATCTACTTATGGAGAAAATGGAAGAACCGATTGCAGCCACTGGTGCCTTCCTGGCTTGCCGGATACTTGGAACCAGCTTCTCTATGCAGCTCTTTCGATGTGAAGAACTTGACTCAACATGGTATATAACATTCTTGGAGTCCAAAGGAAATAAAGGGAACGACTTACATTTACTTGGAAGGTTTACAAACAGGATGTCGATAAATTAAAGTTGCAAAgcgttttttattattttcatttggcGGGGGTGAAACTATAATCTACTAATCTTGTGATTGtttcaagaaataaaattatctaaagtAGCACATTATATCATTGCTGGATTATTATGTATATCACAGTAAACATATACGGTTTGTTGTTTCCTGTTAAATTAGATTGGATTACTAAAGGGATAACTACGAAGAAGTTTCCTATTCCTATTATAACTTAGATTCATCCTTATCAGGATCTTGTACTAGTTAACTTAGGATATTGTACTTTGTATATATACTCATCATATGGAATGAATAAACTCAAGCTTTCACATAatatttcatggtatcagagctataaGATTCTTTGACCTAAATTTCTCAAACACATATACGTTCTACTTCTACAATGGCTGATGATAATTCATCTTCATCGATCAATACTGATACAACTTCGGTGACTCCACAAGCTATCAATGCTTCGTCACCTTACTATCTTCACCCCTCGGATAATCCAGGGGCTCTTATTACTTCTGTTACGCTTAATAGCGAGAATTATTCGGAGTGGTCAACAGAACTTCGTAACTCGCTTCAAGCCAAACGAAAAACTGGTTTCATTGACGGAACTATACCAAAACCCGACTCTGAACCAGATCTCTCTCGCTGGCTGACTACTAATGCTATGATTGTTGGATGGATTCGAACGTCAATTGATGCGAAAGTTCGTTCAACTGTTACCTTTGTCCCGGATGCTCACAAGCTTTGGGAAACACTGTGTTTACGTTTTTCAGTCAAGAACAGAACCCGGGTTCATCAACTTCAAGATGCAATCACAAACTGCAAGCAAGATGGACAACCTGTTCTTGAGTACTATGGTCGACTAACGAAGCTATGGGAGGAGTTACAAAATCTTAAAACAACTCGCCCGTGTACCTGCGATGCAGCATCTGAGATAGAAAAGGAACGAGAAGATTCACGTGTCCATAAATTTCTCTTTGGCTTGGATGATGCACGTTTTGCTTCAATTCGTTCTCGCATTACTGATGAAGAACCTTTGCCAGATATCAACACTGTCTATTCTCGTGTGATACGAGAAGAACAGAATATGATCTCCACCAAAGCAAAGGAACAACGATCTGATGTTCTAGGATTTTCTGCAAAAACAGAACCAACAaaagattcttcttcttctactactgATACTTCATCTTATCGTTCTCGTGATCCTAACCGCTCGTGCACTCATTGTGGACGTACAGGACACGAAAAATCAGAGTGTTTTCTACTACACGGCTTTCCGGATTGGTATCAAGAACAATATCACCGCTCAAACAGCAACTTGTCTGGTCAATCTTCGCAAAACTCCCGCGGAGGAAGAGGAGGTCGTTCTGGTGGGAACAGGGGACGTGGTCGTGGTCGAGCTTCACATGCCACGACTTCCATCAACAATGAACAGATCGCCTCATTAATCACACTTCTTCAGAACCAGCAATCCAATCTTTCTTCGGAACGTCTGTCGGGTAAAACATATATTACTGATGCTATTATTGATACAGGAGCGTCTCACCATATGACGGGAGACATATCACTTCTTCATGACGTATCTGATATACACCCCTCATCAGTAACATTCCCGAACGGAAAAGCTTCGCAAGCAACAAAACAGGGTACCTTGCGGTTAAGCAAGGACTACTCTTTACACAACGTTCTATACGTGCCAGAATTCTACTGCACTTTGATATCAGTTTCTAAATTATTAAAGCAAACTGGATGCATAGCAATCTTTACTGATACATTGTGTGTTTTACAGGACCGTTTTTCGAGGACTCTGATTGGAGCAGGTGAAGAACGTGAGGAGGTTTACTACTTTACGGGGGTCAAAGTCGCACGGGTTCAAGCAGCATCAACGTCGAAATCATCTTCAACGGTTCTGTGGCATCGTCGTCTTGGACACCCTTCCTACAAAGTTCTATCTACTCTACCGgtttttgatagttttaaaaTAGATCCTAGTGATTTTAGTCAGTGTGACATTTGTTTTCGTGCTAAACAAACACGAAAGGTTTTTCCTGATAGTTCTAATAAAGCAGAGGCACCGTTTTCTCTTATACATTGTGATGTCTGGGGTCCCTATCGAACACCCTCTTCTTCTGGTGCAAATTATTTTCTAACCATTGTCGATGATCACTCGAGAGCAGTTTGGACTTATTTAATGTTGGAAAAGTCGGAGGTTTCTAATCTACTTCAGAACTTCTGTGCTATGGCCGCAAAACAATATGGTCATGATGTCAAGATAGTACGCACGGACAACGGTTCTGAGTTTATGGTTCTTAAGTCATTCTTCCAGAAGAATGGGATTCAGCATCAGACGTCTTGCGTTGATACGCCACAGCAGAATGGCCGTGTTGAACGTAAGCATCGACATATTCTTAATATTGCACGTGCTTGTCTCTTTCAAGGTCGTCTTCCAGTTGAGTTTTGGGGTGAAAGTATTATGACTGCGGCTCACATTATTAATCGAACACCATCACCTCTCTTGGATGGCAAGACACCGTATGAAGTACTCCATGGCAAGCCGCCGGCGTATGATCTACTAcgagtctttggatgtctttgtTTTGCTCACCGTCGCGGTCGAGATAAAGATAAGTTTGGTGATCGCAGTCGCAAGTGTCTCTTTGTGGGCTACCCTTTTGGCACTAAGGGATGGAGACTGTTTGATATAGATCGGAATGAATTCTTTGTTAGCAGAGATGTGATCTTCTTTGAAGATAAATTCCCTGGTATTGACGATACACCTCATGTTTCTCCACCAGTTTTGCAAGTGAATGAACCTGGGGATGAGTGGCTCGACCCGATTCTTGACTCCAGGGGGAGTACTCAGTCTCCACCTTCGGATCCTGTCCCACATACCGATTCTGTTCCGCCTACTGCAAATACTGAAACTTCTACAAATCCACTGCCACCTCCAGATATGGTTTCTCCGGCTGAAACATCACTACCGTCGGTATCTCTGCCTCCGATTCCAATAAATGTTTCACCAGTGGCCCCTACTTCTTCAGATACTGAACAACAAGATGTTCCTTCTCCAGGGTTACTGGAAGTTCTTGGTCGAGGACAGAGAACTAAGAAGCCTTCTATTCTACTCAAGAATTATATTACCCATGCAGCTACGACTACGACCCCCCCTCACGATCTCTCACTCTCTGATTCTAGTTCTCCGATAGCGGTTCCAGGTAAGACACTGTATCCTATTGCTAACTACTTATCTGTCTCTGCATTTACTAAACAGCACCAGGCTTTTCTGGTTACTATCACAACCGAGGCTGTTCCTCGTAATTACTCTGAGGCAGTAAGAGACCCACGGTTTAATGGAGCGATGAAGTCTGAGATTGCGGCTTTGGAATCACAACATACGTGGGATGTCACTACACTTCCGCCAGGCAAGAAAACAATCGGGTGTCAATGGATATACTCCAACAAATACAACTCTGATGGCACAGTCGAACGTCCTAAGGCACGTCTTGTGGCCCGAGGAAATCGACAAAAGGCTGGtattgattacaaagatacaTTCGCACCGGTTGCAAAGATGAATACAGTTCGTTTTCTACTTGCTGTCTCGGCAGCTCAACGCTGGGAAATCCATCAGATGGATGTTCACAACGCTTTCTTACATGGAGACCTTGAAGAGGAAATATATATGCAGCTACCTCAAGGTTTTAAAACCGACAAGCCTAATCAGGTGTGCCGCCTCAGGAAATCTCTCTATGGTTTAAAACAAGCTCCTCGGTGTTGGTTTGCAAAATTGAGTAAATCTCTACTTCACTTTGGATTCACACAAAGTCGTGAAGACTACTCTCTGTTCTCCTATGTCAATCACGACAGGAATGTGTGTCTCCATATCTTGGTGTATGTTGACGACTTTATTATAGCTGGGAATGATATCTCCGTCATACAGAGGTTTAAGAATTATCTACATAAGTGCTTCAAGATGAAGGACTTAGGAAAACTTAAATACTTTATTGGCTTGGAAGTTGCACGAGGGCCAGAGGGGATCTTTGTTTCTCAACGGAAGTACACACTGGATATAGTCACAGAATGTGGTCTTCTTGGCGCCAAGCCTTCTCCTACACCTACAGAACTTAATACTAAACTGGTCCCGGCCGATAAAACCAACTCACACACGCTTCTGACGGACCCAAAGCCCTATCGTCGCTTGGTTGGACGTCTCATATATCTTACTTTTACTCGCCCAGATTTGAGCTACATTATACATATCTTATCTCAGTTTATGCAGAAGCCCTTAGAGGCACATTGGTCTGCAGCACTTCGGGTAGTACGCTATCTTAAAGGAACTCCAGATCAAGGGATTATGCTCAAAGCTACGTGCAATATGCATATCTCAGCCTACTGTGATGCGGACTGGTCTTCTTGTCCAACTACTCGCCGCTCCTTGAGCGCTTACGTCGTTTTTCTCGGTGATTCACTTATCTCGTGGCGTACTAAGAAGCAGCCCACAGTCTCGCGTTCCTCGGCGGAGTCAGAATACAGAGCTATGGCAGATACTACTTGTGAGTTAAAATGGTTGAAGAAACTAACTCTTATGCTCGGCTTCACTCATGATCAACCGATTACTCTTCACTGTGACAGTAAATCCGCTATACATATTGCTACTAATCCAGTGTTTCATGAGCGCACCAAGCATGTAGAAAATGATTGTCACACAACCCGGGATGCCGTCAAAGCCAAGTTTCTGCGTCTTGAGCATATTTCTACTAAAGAACAGCCAGCTGATCTTCTCACTAAAGCTCTCCCTACACCTACATTTCAATATCTGTTGTTCAAGTTAGGCATTCGTGATACCTCATTgccaacttgagggggagtaaaGGGATAACTACGAAGAAGTTTCCTATTCCTATTATAACTTAGATTCATCCTTATCAGGATCTTGTACTAGTTAACTTAGGATATTGTACTTTGTATATATACTCATCATATGGAATGAATAAACTCAAGCTTTCACATAATATTTCAATTACCTCGGTAACAACAATTAACAGATTTAAAACTCGAATCACCGCTTATATAGTGGTTCAACACAAATCTTGACTTTTGGGATCTTGTGACTTGGGTATGGTTCGACCCAGTATTGGCAGGTTTGGTCCTATTATATACAAGGGATCAGGCTATTTTAAGTGTGTGAACTTCGCATATAAAACATTTCTGAAATTGTAATATCACCAACATGAATTATCTAAATCACTTTGAGATGGTTAGTGATATTAGCATTGGTTGACATGgttttagtaaaataaatgCAAACGAAGTGACGAGTTATTTCCAGATAGTTGACTTTCTCATAGATCTTCTAGCAGACAAGGTGTTCGACGAATTCCTATGAGAGCTCCTTAGAACTTGCTGATAATCTCTACCATGAAACTGAGGCAAATCCTCGGTTCTGTTTCTAGACTCGCTACAGAAAagctctcttcctcttctcgttGCCCGTCTAGACAGATTTTCACCGCTTCGCAACGAAATGCCGGAGGCAACCACTCAGAAGCTTTACCTGGGAAGCACATCGAATGGGCTTCGCTTGGTTCAGTCAGAAACTCGAGATTCGCATCTGGGTTCTCACCGTTGGATTCGATCATGGATTTGGATAGAGCCAAGACaattttcactatatatatatatatatatatatcaaaatttaattatattttggtcatttttgttttcttgcttTTAGTCGTCTTGGTTCACGCTCGAATCATCTATACTGTGTCTAATGTCAAGATTAAAAGAAACGTGACATAATTTTCTTCCCTTGCATGTATGTGAGTACTCTTGTGAAAATCACTCACTATTTTAAAAACACGAATCAATAAAACTGAATCAACTAGCCAAGGCTTATCTATATATAGTGCTGTCCATGTCTTATGCGAAATGTTTTTTTCATCAAAGTAAtacaacctttttttttgttaaagggttTCGAAATGATACAACTTTGCGATAGGAATAATGAACAGATGGCGTAGAAGCATCTAAGAATTGATGGAAAAAGATTTAAGATTCCCCCTGTGACAAGCTAAGCAATAGAATGTCCCACTATCTTTGATTCATTCACAGGAGCCCCAcgaaaaacaccaaaaatgatAATGTGGATTGTGGA
It encodes the following:
- the LOC111215580 gene encoding protein trichome birefringence-like 37, whose translation is MGCKRISLFLLPLLTLTILSVADKALASDKKRQVSHRNITALAAAGGGKATLKGRKQTSGCNLFQGKWVFDASSPLYDSSTCPFINGEFDCLKFGRPDKKFLNYSWQPDSCTIPRFDGEAFLNQWRGKRVMFVGDSLSENMWESLGCMIHASVPGITTTFLRRTPLSSLTFQEYGVTLYIYRTPYLVDISKEKVGRVLNLGTIERGAEVWKDVDILVFNSWHWWVHKGVESQGWDFIRNGSSLIRDMNRLDAFNLGLTTWAQWVDQNVNNSQTRVFFQGISPTHYVGKEWNEPKKTCNGQMQPLTGSTYPGGPLPASSIVSRVLRSMKTPVYLLDITTLSQLRKDAHPSTYGENGRTDCSHWCLPGLPDTWNQLLYAALSM